The following coding sequences are from one Polyodon spathula isolate WHYD16114869_AA chromosome 7, ASM1765450v1, whole genome shotgun sequence window:
- the LOC121318395 gene encoding early endosome antigen 1-like isoform X3, which yields MDQMTRESEEKSERLKNQYKQLQADFTTSEKTISQLRAELAKGPQEVAVYTKELQKLQSSLNVLEQQNQSFSEKLSKKEKEYEELEKHLNEEVTSKKGLQASLQQKELDCQQLQTQASSIETSFQRVQSELREREEASQKLKGELSEVEVRHQQLKAEFKQVQQQREEKEQQGLQQQSEINQLHSKLLETERQLGEVQGRLKEQRQLSGEKLKDKEQQVADLQLKLSRAEEQIKENAVNSTELQHQLDKARQQHQELQGVQQNTTSKLREAQNDLEQVLRQIGDKDQKIQNLEALLQKSKDSITQLETERDDLCAKIQAGEGETAVLNQLQEKNHALQEQVTQLTDKLKNQSESHKQAQDNLHEQVQEQKTHLRGAQDRCLSLETTISELNGQIAESKEKVTQLDSQLKAKTELLLSAEAAKAAQRADLQNHLETAQHALQDKQQELTKIKAQLDQVSTKLEDKKEHCSQLESNLKENKEKLLNSEQKIEQLEGQVKKHEADLQEVQTNRDQLQQDLEKRKKQSSETENQVKELCKQLDAEKGVVTTIKEVLQKKSTALEEAKQQLTKQEEDKVNIKQDLEKLRQEAKTRQEELGNKAQALTENLQKTQQEKESLLKDLAVMKENLSKVSQSLKELQMQLEKQKQNEKEALDQKEKSHQKVNRELQKKAESAAKEVNEVKSLLQKKDETEKELKSQLASVTTQLLKVQEGLKEKEKAEQQLQRKLKGAQESSTQEIKKLESQLTDLQTVHLQKVQVEVKLKEQLSQELNDEKEKLTQLQKCYDSIKESQSKLQTELHGKESELSAIRQDLKITEEKQTLAEEELVTNRNQLASQSQLIQELKAAKAELEQDVVKKNEQIKRQENTLQDEQKQKTLKEEELKKEKSKAAELNKLKSELEKKASELTEEHRALKEQYEKELTDLKDAKQLLIQQKLDTQGVADNFRSALEQEKKEHKTTREAFGKREEELKKEQTQRESKLNTELKAKEEQRKRYEEAEAKMSMEITALNENIGTLKKEWQSSQQRVGELEKQTDDLRGEIAVLEATLQNNQDERRALLERCLKGEGEMEKQQTKMMEMRRKLDDTTAAMQELGRENQMLQIKNTQALTRKWAEDNEVQNCMGCGKGFSVTVRKHHCRHCGNIFCGECSARNALTPSSKKPVRVCSTCFDELQ from the exons agtttctCAGAAAAGCTGTCAAAGAAGGAGAAAGAGTATGAGGAATTGGAGAAGCATCTGAATGAAGAGGTGACGAGTAAGAAGGGCTTACAGGCCAGCCTACAGCAGAAGGAGCTAGACTGCCAGCAGTTGCAGACGCAGGCCTCGTCGATCGAGACCTCCTTTCAGAGAGTGCAGTCTGAgctgagggagagggaggaggccAGTCAGAAGCTGAAGGGAGAGCTCTCTGAGGTGGAGGTCAGGCACCAGCAACTAAAAGCAGAGTTCAAACAGGTCCAGCagcagagagaggagaaggagcagcaaggccTGCAGCAGCAGAGTGAGATCAACCAG CTGCACTCTAAACTGCTGGAGACGGAGCGGCAGCTTGGGGAGGTTCAGGGCCGTCTGAAGGAGCAGAGACAGCTCTCTGGAGAGAAGCTGAAGGACAAGGAGCAGCAGGTAGCCGACCTGCAGCTCAAACTCTCCCGCGCAGAAGAgcag ATAAAGGAAAATGCAGTAAACTCAACTGAATTGCAGCATCAGTTGGACAAAGCAAGACAACAACATCAGGAGCTGCAGGGTGTGCAACAAAACACCACCTCCAAACTACGAGAGGCACAG AATGATTTGGAACAAGTATTGCGTCAAATTGGGGATAAAGACCAGAAGATCCAGAACCTGGAAGCTCTGCTACAGAAGAGCAAGGACAGCATCACCCAGCTGGAAACAGAGCGGGATGATCTGTGTGCAAAAATCCAAGCAGGGGAGGGGGAGACAGCCGTGCTCAACCAGCTGCAGGAGAAAAACCACGCTCTGCAGGAGCAG GTTACCCAATTGACAGACAAGCTTAAGAATCAGTCAGAGAGCCACAAGCAGGCCCAGGACAACCTTCATGAGCAGGTCCAGGAGCAGAAGACCCACTTAAGGGGAGCCCAGGATCGCTGTCTCTCCCTGGAGACCACCATCAGTGAGCTCAATGGACAAATCGCTGAGAGCAAGGAGAAAGTGACCCAACTAGATTCTCAG TTGAAGGCGAAGACTGAATTACTGCTTTCGGCTGAAGCTGCCAAAGCTGCCCAGCGAGCCGATTTGCAGAACCACTTAGAGACAGCCCAGCATGCACTGCAGGACAAGCAGCAG GAGCTAACCAAAATCAAGGCTCAGTTGGACCAAGTCAGCACCAAGCTTGAGGATAAAAAAGAGCATTGCAGTCAACTGGAGAGCAACCTGAAGGAGAACAAGGAGAAGCTGCTGAACTCAGAGCAGAAGATTGAGCAACTTGAAGGACAGGTTAAG AAACACGAGGCTGACCTCCAAGAAGTTCAAACGAACAGAGATCAGCTTCAACAGGACCTTGAGAAACGGAAGAAGCAGAGTTCAGAAACagaaaaccaagtgaaggaactCTGCAAGCAGCTTGATGCAGAAAAGGGAGT TGTAACTACTATCAAAGAGGTACTGCAAAAGAAGTCCACTGCTCTTGAAGAAGCAAAGCAACAGCTGACCAAGCAGGAGGAAGACAAGGTCAACATAAAGCAAGACCTGGAGAAGCTGAGGCAGGAGGCAAAGACGCGGCAGGAGGAACTGGGCAACAAAGCTCAAGCCTTGACAGAAAATCTTCAGAAAACTCAGCAGGAGAAAGAGTCTCTATTGAAAGACCTAGCAGTAATGAAAGAGAACCTGTCCAAAGTCTCACAGTCTCTGAAGGAGTTGCAGATGCAGCTGGAAAAGCAGAAGCAGAATGAAAAGGAAGCCTTAGATCAAAAG gaaaaaTCTCATCAGAAAGTGAATCGGGAGCTTCAGAAGAAAGCAGAGTCTGCAGCTAAAGAAGTAAACGAGGTTAAAAGTCTGCTGCAGAAAAAGGATGAG ACTGAGAAAGAGTTGAAATCCCAGCTGGCATCAGTAACCACTCAGCTTTTAAAAGTGCAGGAGGGACTGAAGGAGAAGGAGAAAGCAGAGCAGCAGCTGCAGCGAAAGTTAAAAGGAGCCCAAGAGTCCTCTACCCAAGAGATAAAAAAACTGGAGTCGCAGTTAACTGATTTACAGACTGTTCATTTGCAGAAG gttcagGTGGAGGTGAAATTAAAAGAGCAGTTATCACAAGAGTTAAACGATGAGAAAGAAAAGTTAACCCAACTTCAGAAATGCTATGACAGCATAAAGGAAAGTCAATCTAAACTACAAACTGAATTGCATGGGAAAGAATCGGAGCTTTCTGCAATTAGGCAGGACCTAAAG ATTACAGAGGAGAAGCAGACGTTGGCTGAGGAAGAATTAGTTACAAACAGAAACCAACTTGCCAGCCAGAGTCAGTTGATCCAAGAGTTGAAAGCAGCCAAGGCTGAGCTGGAGCAGGATGTGGTAAAGAAGAACGAGCAGATCAAACGGCAGGAGAATACTTTACaggatgaacaaaaacaaaag ACGTTAAAGGAAGAGGAATTGAAAAAGGAGAAGTCGAAGGCAGCAGAGCTGAACAAATTGAAGTCTGAACTGGAGAAGAAAGCGAGCGAGCTGACTGAGGAACATAGGGCGCTCAAAGAACAGTATGAGAAA GAGCTGACAGACCTGAAGGATGCCAAACAGTTGCTGATTCAGCAGAAGTTGGATACACAGGGGGTGGCTGACAACTTTAGATCTGCCTTGGAGCAGGAGAAGAAAGAACACAAGACAACCAGGGAGGCCTTCGGTAAAAGAGAGGAAGAACTGAAGAAGGAGCAGACACAGAGAGAGTCCAAACTG AACACAGAGCTGAAGGCTAAAGAGGAGCAGAGGAAGCGGTATGAGGAGGCAGAGGCCAAGATGAGCATGGAGATCACAGCGCTGAACGAGAACATCGGCACTCTGAAGAAGGAGTGGCAGAGCAGTCAGCAGCGGGTGGGGGAGCTGGAGAAGCAGACAGATGACCTGCGAGGGGAGATCGCAGTGCTCGAGGCCACGCTGCAGAACAACCAGGATGAGAGGAGGGCACTGCTGGAGAG GTGTCTGAAGGGTGAAGGGGAAatggaaaaacaacaaaccaaaatgATGGAAATGAGAAGGAAACTGGACGATACAACTGCAGCAATGCAAGAGCTGGGCAGGGAGAATCAAATGCTACAG ATCAAAAATACCCAAGCACTAACCCGGAAATGGGCTGAAGATAATGAGGTTCAGAATTGTATGGGATGTGGAAAAGGGTTTTCGGTCACTGTACGAAAG CATCACTGTAGACACTGTGGAAATATCTTTTGCGGTGAATGTTCAGCCAGGAATGCCTTAACCCCATCGTCCAAGAAGCCTGTGCGAGTCTGCAGCACCTGCTTCGATGAGCTGCAGTGA